From a single Bacillus pseudomycoides DSM 12442 genomic region:
- the glmM gene encoding phosphoglucosamine mutase encodes MGKYFGTDGVRGVANKELTPELAFKIGRFGGYVLTKDTDRPKVIIGRDTRVSGHMLEGALVAGLLSTGAEVMRLGVISTPGVAYLTKALDAQAGVMISASHNPVQDNGIKFFGSDGFKLTDEQEAEIEALLDKEVDELPRPAGTELGQVNDYFEGGQKYLQYIKQTVEEDFSGLHIALDCAHGATSSLAPYLFADLEADISTMGTSPNGMNINDGVGSTHPEGLAELVKEKGADIGLAFDGDGDRLIAVDEKGNVVDGDQIMYICAKYMKETGQLKHNTVVSTVMSNLGFYKALEANGITSDKTAVGDRYVMEEMKRGGYNLGGEQSGHIILLDYITTGDGMLSALQLVNIMKMTKKPLSELAGEMTKFPQLLVNVRVTDKKLALENEKIKEIIRVVEEEMNGEGRILVRPSGTEPLIRVMAEAPTQELCDGYVHRIVEVVKAEVGAE; translated from the coding sequence ATGGGTAAATATTTTGGTACAGATGGTGTGCGCGGTGTCGCGAATAAGGAATTAACACCTGAATTAGCGTTTAAAATTGGTCGTTTTGGAGGGTATGTATTAACAAAAGATACAGATCGTCCAAAAGTGATTATTGGTCGTGACACACGAGTATCTGGTCATATGCTAGAAGGTGCGTTAGTAGCAGGATTATTATCAACTGGAGCAGAAGTTATGCGCCTTGGCGTTATTTCAACTCCTGGGGTTGCTTACTTAACAAAAGCATTAGATGCACAAGCAGGTGTTATGATTTCAGCATCTCATAACCCAGTACAAGATAATGGAATTAAATTCTTCGGTTCAGATGGGTTTAAACTAACTGATGAGCAAGAAGCTGAGATTGAGGCTTTATTAGATAAAGAAGTAGATGAATTACCACGTCCGGCAGGAACAGAGCTTGGACAAGTGAATGACTACTTCGAAGGTGGACAAAAATACTTACAATACATTAAACAAACTGTAGAAGAAGATTTCTCAGGTTTACATATTGCTTTAGATTGTGCACATGGTGCAACATCTTCTTTAGCACCATATTTATTTGCAGATTTAGAAGCTGATATCTCTACAATGGGTACTTCACCAAACGGCATGAATATTAATGACGGTGTTGGTTCTACACATCCAGAAGGTTTAGCAGAATTAGTAAAAGAAAAAGGTGCAGATATTGGACTTGCCTTTGATGGTGATGGAGACCGTTTAATTGCAGTAGATGAAAAAGGAAACGTTGTTGATGGGGATCAAATTATGTACATCTGTGCGAAGTACATGAAAGAAACTGGTCAATTAAAACATAACACAGTTGTTTCAACAGTTATGAGTAACTTAGGTTTCTACAAAGCACTTGAAGCAAACGGTATTACAAGTGATAAAACAGCAGTTGGTGATCGCTATGTAATGGAAGAAATGAAACGCGGCGGTTATAACCTTGGTGGTGAACAATCTGGTCATATTATCTTGCTTGATTACATTACAACTGGAGATGGAATGTTAAGTGCACTTCAGCTTGTAAACATCATGAAAATGACGAAGAAACCATTGTCTGAGCTTGCAGGTGAAATGACAAAGTTCCCACAATTATTGGTGAACGTTCGTGTAACAGATAAGAAACTGGCATTAGAAAATGAGAAAATTAAAGAAATCATCCGTGTGGTAGAAGAAGAAATGAACGGAGAAGGACGTATCCTTGTTCGTCCTTCTGGAACAGAGCCACTTATTCGAGTTATGGCAGAAGCACCAACACAAGAACTTTGTGATGGATATGTACATCGTATTGTAGAAGTTGTGAAAGCTGAAGTTGGCGCTGAATAA
- the cdaA gene encoding diadenylate cyclase CdaA has protein sequence MPFGDMNLLKYLSTILDIAVVWFVIYKLILVIRGTKAVQLLKGITVIIIVRILSYLFELHTLQWLTDQALTWGFLAIIIIFQPELRRALEQLGRGSLFSRGIGQEEEEHEIVANAVAKATEYMGKRRIGALITLSRETGMGDYVETGIPLNANVSSELLINIFIPNTPLHDGAVIMQGNTIKAAACYLPLSESPFISKELGTRHRAAMGVSEVTDSITVVVSEETGQISLTKNGELHRDLKVEQLKEMLLAEFSGNVKTTSSSLWNWNWRRKRHG, from the coding sequence ATGCCTTTTGGAGATATGAACCTTTTGAAATATCTCAGTACGATATTAGATATCGCCGTTGTGTGGTTTGTTATATATAAGCTAATTCTTGTAATCCGAGGAACAAAAGCTGTTCAACTTTTGAAAGGGATTACAGTTATTATTATCGTTCGTATATTAAGTTATTTATTTGAGTTGCATACATTGCAGTGGCTCACGGACCAAGCTTTAACATGGGGATTTTTAGCAATAATTATTATTTTCCAACCAGAGCTTAGACGAGCGCTTGAACAATTAGGAAGAGGAAGTTTGTTCTCCCGTGGAATTGGTCAGGAAGAAGAAGAGCATGAAATCGTTGCGAATGCTGTGGCAAAGGCAACTGAATATATGGGGAAACGACGCATAGGTGCGCTTATTACATTATCTAGAGAAACTGGAATGGGAGATTATGTAGAAACCGGGATTCCTTTAAATGCGAATGTGTCATCAGAACTACTTATTAATATCTTTATCCCTAATACACCGCTTCATGATGGAGCAGTGATTATGCAAGGAAATACGATTAAAGCAGCAGCTTGTTATTTGCCATTATCGGAAAGCCCGTTCATATCAAAAGAATTAGGAACGCGTCACCGGGCTGCGATGGGAGTTAGTGAAGTAACTGATAGCATTACAGTGGTTGTATCAGAAGAAACAGGCCAAATCTCTTTAACTAAAAATGGAGAATTGCATCGTGACTTAAAAGTCGAACAGTTAAAAGAGATGCTTTTAGCAGAGTTTAGTGGAAATGTGAAGACAACTTCTTCATCTTTATGGAATTGGAATTGGAGGAGAAAGCGTCATGGATAA
- a CDS encoding CdaR family protein: protein MDKLMENHWFLKGISLLLALMLYMSTNLSDKNTTGNTSASLFPTGDVTETVSNVVVAVNYDEDKYIVSGVPKYIKIKLEGPKNVITAARSQREFGVSLDLRGYSTGTYDVPLKYTGMENNLKATVQPAKVKVTIQKKAKKSFPVEVKYSNESQMQGSMVEKPTIKPGTVEVMGTEEELAKVALVRAYVDLKGITKTVTKTAEIVLYDEEGRKLDLQTTPSKVNVTIPVSNPTATNNIEKTVPLTYVKRGSLPEGLAVTNIGIEPNEVTISGPKDVLDNIKSLEGVEVDLSKITESTTFDASVLLPKGVTNVSPSQVKVSVEVQKQKTVKHKTIDGISIQKNGLSDEFTLQLLSPQSGKISVDISGEASIVDKITAAQITASINLQNISSGTHDIPIQVSGPSNVSIEAKQKTVKVTLVKKEKPDQEVQGKPEQPDSQKDKENETEKPTEKPTEKPTEKPKEEQNKESEKENEAEKQKEQNKGANSNG from the coding sequence ATGGATAAGCTAATGGAGAACCACTGGTTTTTAAAAGGAATTTCATTACTATTGGCGTTAATGCTTTACATGTCGACGAATTTGTCAGATAAAAACACGACAGGGAATACGAGTGCATCACTTTTTCCAACAGGTGATGTAACGGAGACAGTATCTAACGTTGTAGTAGCAGTAAATTATGATGAAGATAAATATATTGTAAGTGGTGTTCCAAAGTATATAAAAATAAAATTGGAAGGGCCAAAAAATGTAATTACTGCAGCAAGGTCGCAACGTGAGTTTGGAGTATCTTTAGATTTACGTGGGTATTCTACAGGAACATACGATGTGCCTTTAAAGTATACCGGGATGGAAAACAATTTAAAAGCAACAGTTCAACCGGCGAAAGTTAAAGTTACGATTCAAAAGAAAGCAAAAAAGTCATTTCCTGTGGAAGTAAAGTACTCAAATGAGAGTCAAATGCAAGGAAGTATGGTTGAAAAACCGACTATCAAACCAGGAACTGTTGAAGTTATGGGTACAGAAGAGGAACTAGCAAAAGTTGCGCTTGTCAGGGCGTATGTTGATTTGAAGGGGATAACAAAAACAGTAACAAAGACAGCCGAAATTGTACTGTATGATGAAGAAGGCCGGAAATTAGACTTACAAACAACACCGTCTAAAGTAAATGTTACAATCCCAGTTTCAAATCCAACTGCGACAAATAATATTGAAAAAACTGTGCCACTAACTTATGTGAAAAGAGGAAGTCTACCAGAGGGGTTAGCGGTTACAAACATCGGTATCGAACCAAATGAAGTGACAATATCAGGCCCAAAAGATGTTTTGGATAATATAAAGTCCTTGGAGGGCGTCGAAGTAGATCTTAGTAAAATTACGGAATCTACAACATTCGATGCCTCTGTTTTATTACCGAAAGGTGTAACCAATGTAAGCCCCAGTCAAGTGAAGGTTTCTGTCGAAGTGCAAAAACAAAAAACTGTAAAGCATAAGACAATAGATGGCATTTCTATACAAAAAAATGGATTGTCAGATGAATTCACTTTACAACTACTTTCTCCACAAAGTGGAAAGATAAGCGTTGATATTTCAGGAGAAGCAAGTATAGTAGATAAAATAACAGCGGCGCAAATAACAGCATCAATTAATCTACAAAACATATCTTCTGGGACGCATGATATTCCAATTCAGGTTAGCGGTCCTAGTAATGTTTCAATAGAAGCAAAACAAAAAACTGTAAAGGTAACCCTTGTAAAGAAAGAAAAACCAGATCAAGAAGTACAAGGTAAGCCGGAGCAACCAGATTCACAAAAAGATAAAGAGAATGAAACAGAAAAACCAACAGAAAAACCAACAGAAAAACCAACAGAAAAACCAAAAGAAGAACAGAACAAAGAATCTGAAAAAGAGAATGAAGCAGAAAAACAAAAAGAGCAAAATAAAGGAGCGAATAGCAATGGGTAA
- the glmS gene encoding glutamine--fructose-6-phosphate transaminase (isomerizing) — protein MCGIVGFIGDQDAKEILLKGLEKLEYRGYDSAGIAVQAENGVVVFKEKGRIAKLREIVDENVAASVGIGHTRWATHGVPSKVNAHPHQSTSKRFTLVHNGVIENYELVKKEYLQDVTFVSETDTEIIVQLMEQQVNTGLSVEDAFRQTLSILHGSYAIGLLDAENPNMIYVAKNKSPLLVGVGDNFNVVASDAMAMLQVTDQFIELMDKEMVIVTQESITIKNLQGETIERAPFTAELDASDIEKGTYPHFMLKEIDEQPLVIRNIIQKYQNEDGEIELDEDIRNAILDSDRIYIIACGTSYHAGLVGKQFIEKFAKVPVEVHVASEFSYNMPLLTERPFFIYISQSGETADSRAVLVQTNEMGHKALTITNVPGSTLSREADYTLPLYAGPEIAVASTKAYTAQLAVLSILAADIAKAKGEVLDFDLTHELGLVANAMEVLCNQKEEMDALAKQFLATTRNCFFIGRSVDFYVGLEGALKLKEISYIQAEGFAGGELKHGTIALIEKGTPVIALATQEHVNLGIRGNVKEVVARGANPCIIAMKGLEMEGDSFVLPAVHEALAPLVAVIPLQLISYYAALHRECDVDKPRNLAKSVTVE, from the coding sequence ATGTGTGGAATCGTAGGATTTATTGGTGATCAAGATGCAAAAGAAATTTTATTAAAAGGCTTAGAGAAGCTAGAGTACCGTGGATATGATTCAGCGGGTATTGCAGTACAGGCAGAGAACGGTGTTGTTGTATTCAAAGAAAAAGGCCGTATTGCAAAACTTCGTGAAATCGTGGATGAAAATGTAGCTGCAAGCGTGGGAATCGGTCATACACGCTGGGCAACACATGGTGTTCCAAGTAAAGTCAATGCACATCCGCATCAAAGTACGTCAAAACGCTTTACACTAGTTCATAATGGTGTAATTGAAAACTATGAATTAGTGAAAAAAGAATATCTTCAAGATGTGACGTTTGTAAGTGAAACAGATACAGAAATTATCGTTCAGCTTATGGAACAGCAAGTCAACACAGGATTAAGTGTAGAAGACGCATTCCGTCAAACGTTATCCATTTTACATGGTTCTTATGCAATTGGCTTACTTGATGCTGAAAACCCAAACATGATTTATGTTGCTAAAAACAAAAGCCCGCTATTAGTAGGTGTTGGTGACAACTTTAATGTTGTTGCAAGCGATGCAATGGCAATGTTACAAGTTACAGATCAATTTATCGAGTTAATGGATAAAGAAATGGTGATCGTAACACAAGAAAGCATTACAATTAAAAACTTACAAGGTGAAACGATTGAGCGTGCACCGTTTACAGCGGAATTAGATGCAAGTGATATTGAAAAAGGAACATATCCTCATTTCATGTTAAAAGAAATTGATGAGCAACCACTTGTAATCCGTAATATCATTCAAAAGTATCAAAATGAAGATGGCGAAATTGAATTAGATGAAGATATTCGTAATGCAATTTTAGATAGCGATCGTATTTATATTATTGCATGTGGAACAAGTTACCATGCTGGTCTTGTTGGAAAGCAATTCATCGAAAAATTTGCGAAAGTACCTGTAGAAGTACACGTAGCAAGTGAATTCTCTTACAATATGCCACTATTAACAGAAAGACCATTCTTCATTTACATTTCACAAAGTGGTGAAACAGCAGATAGCCGTGCAGTACTTGTGCAAACAAATGAAATGGGTCATAAAGCATTGACAATCACAAACGTACCAGGTTCTACGCTTTCTCGTGAGGCGGACTATACACTACCTTTATATGCAGGACCAGAAATTGCAGTCGCTTCTACGAAAGCTTACACAGCACAACTTGCAGTGCTTTCAATCTTAGCAGCTGACATTGCGAAAGCAAAAGGTGAAGTTCTTGATTTTGACTTAACACACGAATTAGGTCTTGTAGCCAATGCAATGGAAGTACTTTGTAATCAAAAAGAAGAAATGGATGCACTTGCAAAGCAATTTTTGGCGACAACTCGCAACTGTTTCTTCATCGGACGTAGCGTAGACTTCTATGTTGGTTTAGAAGGTGCGTTAAAGCTAAAAGAAATCTCTTACATCCAAGCAGAAGGATTTGCTGGTGGAGAATTAAAACACGGTACAATCGCGTTAATCGAAAAAGGTACACCAGTTATCGCGCTTGCTACACAAGAGCACGTAAACCTTGGAATTCGCGGCAATGTAAAAGAAGTAGTAGCACGCGGAGCAAACCCGTGTATCATCGCAATGAAAGGCTTAGAAATGGAAGGTGACAGCTTCGTATTACCAGCTGTACATGAAGCGTTAGCACCGCTTGTAGCGGTTATTCCATTACAACTGATTTCATACTACGCAGCGCTTCACCGCGAGTGTGATGTTGATAAGCCACGTAACTTAGCTAAATCTGTTACTGTTGAGTAG